Proteins encoded by one window of Akkermansia muciniphila ATCC BAA-835:
- a CDS encoding type II secretion system protein: MKVSFATHQLRRGFTLIELLVVIAIIALLASVAYGPILNQINKGDQMQALTNMKNVGVAMNEFKSNSKLGNFPDDITADRVVAQHNYMSGLGALQGDTSNDYFRQLLGNESVSESNFYAKVQTPSGGSTVTPNGEIYDGQALTPGEVGISYVMRKGDNNKKVGIGSSVGEYPLMVTSVLPGEDGSTVVAGNAVRFDPESFRGKVLIFTTAQSAKTLELDDNDNLQDTFIPKRRGKDISDQFLILTPDFSGQE, encoded by the coding sequence ATGAAAGTATCTTTTGCAACACACCAGTTACGCAGGGGGTTTACCCTGATTGAACTCTTGGTTGTCATTGCCATTATCGCCCTGCTGGCTTCCGTGGCCTATGGTCCTATCCTGAACCAGATCAACAAAGGCGACCAGATGCAGGCCCTGACCAACATGAAGAACGTGGGCGTAGCGATGAACGAGTTCAAATCCAACAGCAAACTGGGCAATTTCCCCGATGACATCACTGCCGACCGCGTTGTTGCCCAGCATAATTATATGAGCGGCCTGGGCGCACTTCAGGGCGATACTTCCAATGACTATTTCCGTCAGCTTCTGGGCAATGAGTCTGTTTCCGAAAGCAACTTTTACGCCAAAGTTCAGACTCCTTCCGGCGGTTCCACCGTTACTCCCAACGGTGAAATTTACGACGGTCAGGCCCTGACCCCCGGTGAAGTGGGTATTTCCTACGTCATGCGCAAGGGTGACAATAACAAGAAAGTGGGTATTGGAAGTTCCGTGGGGGAATATCCCCTGATGGTCACTTCCGTGCTTCCTGGTGAAGACGGCAGCACCGTTGTGGCTGGCAATGCCGTGCGTTTTGACCCGGAAAGCTTCCGCGGCAAGGTTCTGATTTTCACGACTGCCCAGAGTGCCAAGACCCTGGAACTGGACGACAACGACAACCTTCAGGATACCTTCATTCCCAAGAGAAGGGGCAAGGACATCAGCGACCAGTTCCTGATCCTCACGCCTGATTTCAGCGGCCAGGAGTAA
- a CDS encoding M23 family metallopeptidase has protein sequence MSYFRFLLLALVFLTGSALISESAPVYMARRDSKFALVPLCDGFDFPVGKPDGNGYYRSRGLRLKSPRHMGEDWNGNKGGNSDLGDPVYSVGHGVVTYAADARGAWGKVVIVRHAFREPKSGKVLCCQTLYSHLNDINVVLGQLVLRGTQVGTIGTNRGMYPAHLHVELHYNPDVNCGHQGIPKTERNYGRLTDFITRFRRLPLEKRMVRVPIGGFLPYKGTEGL, from the coding sequence ATGTCCTATTTCCGTTTTTTACTGCTGGCGCTGGTTTTTCTGACCGGTTCCGCGTTGATCAGCGAGAGCGCTCCCGTTTACATGGCCCGGCGGGACAGCAAGTTTGCGCTTGTTCCTCTTTGTGACGGTTTTGATTTTCCGGTAGGAAAGCCTGACGGCAACGGCTATTACCGGTCCCGCGGTCTGCGTCTGAAAAGCCCCCGTCACATGGGTGAGGATTGGAACGGCAATAAAGGAGGCAATTCCGATTTGGGCGATCCCGTTTATTCCGTAGGCCACGGGGTGGTAACTTATGCGGCGGACGCCCGGGGCGCGTGGGGAAAGGTGGTGATTGTGCGCCATGCTTTCCGCGAACCCAAGTCCGGAAAGGTTCTTTGCTGCCAGACGCTTTATTCCCATTTGAACGATATTAACGTTGTTTTGGGGCAGTTGGTGCTGCGCGGCACCCAGGTGGGCACTATCGGCACGAACCGCGGCATGTATCCGGCCCATCTTCATGTGGAGCTGCATTACAATCCGGATGTGAATTGCGGCCATCAGGGGATTCCCAAGACGGAGCGCAATTACGGCCGCCTGACGGATTTTATTACCCGCTTCCGCCGCCTGCCTCTGGAGAAAAGGATGGTGCGCGTTCCCATCGGCGGGTTTCTGCCTTACAAGGGAACGGAAGGACTCTGA
- a CDS encoding alkaline phosphatase family protein has product MKHPRTRVAVIDVVALSRQMMEHMPRLSAWAEGRSVSSFPPAFPALTCSAQSTYVTGLSPREHAIPGNGWYNRNMCEIQFWKQSNKLVQGPRLWEKLRERYGSGFTCAKLFWWYNMYSTADWTITPRPMYPADGRKIFDIYTQPMELRETIKKDLGEFPFPTFWGPMAGIQSSQWIADSARWVERKHRPDLSLIYLPYLDYDLQKFGPSSTQAAHAAEAMDGLLCDLIDFLEREGVTPVVLSEYGISDVSRSIALNRLFRERGWITVKPEMGTEMLDCGASRAFAVADHQTAHIYINDPSVKEEVKALLSATPGVEEIRETDFSGLSSAALERLPEFTAVAAPDAWFTYYYWLDDTKAPDFARCVDIHRKPGYDPAEMFFDPGLTLPMFHAAAFLLKKKLGFRALMKVIPLNGDQVKGSHGRDRVPANQQPVFIGPAFLPEIHAAEDVHQAILSVFEKE; this is encoded by the coding sequence ATGAAACACCCTCGCACCCGTGTGGCCGTCATTGACGTGGTGGCCCTTTCCCGCCAGATGATGGAACACATGCCGCGGCTCTCCGCCTGGGCGGAGGGGCGGAGCGTTTCCTCCTTCCCCCCGGCCTTTCCGGCCCTCACCTGCTCTGCCCAGAGCACCTACGTGACAGGGCTTTCCCCGCGGGAGCACGCCATTCCCGGCAACGGATGGTACAACCGGAATATGTGTGAAATCCAATTCTGGAAGCAGTCCAACAAGCTGGTGCAGGGCCCGCGCCTCTGGGAGAAACTGAGGGAACGGTACGGTTCCGGCTTCACCTGCGCCAAACTTTTCTGGTGGTACAACATGTATTCCACGGCGGACTGGACCATCACGCCGCGCCCCATGTACCCGGCAGACGGCCGCAAGATCTTCGACATTTACACCCAACCCATGGAACTCCGGGAAACCATTAAAAAGGATCTGGGAGAATTCCCCTTCCCCACCTTCTGGGGCCCCATGGCAGGGATTCAGTCCTCCCAATGGATAGCAGACTCCGCCCGGTGGGTGGAACGGAAACATCGCCCTGACCTCAGCCTCATCTATCTGCCCTATCTGGACTATGACCTTCAGAAATTCGGACCGTCCTCGACCCAGGCTGCCCACGCGGCAGAGGCTATGGACGGTCTTCTCTGCGACTTGATCGACTTTCTGGAACGGGAAGGCGTCACCCCCGTCGTCCTCAGTGAATACGGTATTTCCGACGTATCCCGCAGCATTGCCCTCAACCGCCTCTTCCGGGAACGGGGCTGGATTACCGTCAAACCGGAAATGGGTACGGAAATGCTGGACTGCGGCGCCTCCCGCGCCTTTGCCGTGGCGGATCACCAGACTGCCCATATCTACATCAATGATCCTTCCGTAAAAGAAGAAGTGAAAGCACTGCTCTCCGCCACACCCGGAGTGGAAGAAATCAGGGAAACGGACTTCTCCGGCCTTTCTTCCGCGGCTCTGGAACGCCTGCCGGAATTCACCGCCGTCGCAGCCCCGGATGCATGGTTCACCTACTATTACTGGCTGGATGACACCAAGGCGCCGGACTTCGCCCGCTGCGTGGACATCCACCGCAAACCCGGCTATGACCCCGCGGAAATGTTCTTTGATCCGGGCCTTACCCTCCCCATGTTCCATGCCGCCGCCTTTCTGCTGAAAAAAAAGCTGGGGTTCCGCGCCCTGATGAAAGTTATCCCCCTCAATGGCGACCAGGTGAAAGGCTCCCATGGCAGAGACCGGGTGCCTGCAAACCAGCAGCCCGTATTCATCGGCCCGGCCTTCCTGCCGGAAATCCATGCTGCTGAGGATGTCCATCAAGCCATCCTCTCCGTCTTTGAAAAAGAATAA
- the rph gene encoding ribonuclease PH, with amino-acid sequence MTASVMIPRMERQDKRLVDQLRPISFETGIAPNATASVLVTFGRTKVICAVTIEEDVPRWMKVQRVEGGWLTAEYSMLPYSTLDRKRRDITAGKLDGRSSEIQRLIGRSLRAAVDLGKIGQRTIWVDCDVLQADGGTRTASITGASVALAIAVNKLVAEGKLAESPMKRLVSAVSVGILEGEALLDLCYVEDKDAEVDMNLVMTDQGEFVEVQGSGEEAVFTADQMNRMLELGRKGLEEIAELQRQVIAEEDRPSAGALEGLSSFFGSGR; translated from the coding sequence ATGACGGCATCCGTCATGATTCCCCGCATGGAACGTCAGGATAAACGACTTGTGGACCAGTTGCGTCCGATCAGCTTTGAAACGGGTATCGCCCCGAATGCCACGGCTTCCGTGCTGGTGACTTTCGGACGCACCAAGGTGATTTGCGCCGTTACGATTGAGGAGGATGTACCCCGCTGGATGAAGGTTCAGCGTGTGGAGGGAGGATGGCTGACGGCGGAGTATTCCATGCTTCCCTATTCCACGCTTGACCGTAAACGCCGGGATATTACGGCGGGGAAACTGGACGGACGTTCCAGCGAGATCCAGCGTCTGATCGGCCGTTCCCTGAGGGCGGCCGTGGATCTGGGCAAGATCGGCCAGCGCACGATTTGGGTGGATTGCGACGTTTTACAGGCTGATGGCGGTACCCGCACCGCTTCCATTACCGGGGCTTCCGTAGCTCTGGCCATTGCCGTGAACAAGCTTGTCGCGGAAGGAAAGCTGGCGGAGTCTCCCATGAAGAGGCTGGTTTCCGCCGTATCCGTGGGAATACTGGAGGGAGAGGCTCTGCTGGATCTCTGCTATGTGGAGGATAAGGATGCGGAAGTGGATATGAATCTGGTGATGACCGACCAGGGAGAGTTTGTGGAGGTGCAGGGGTCCGGTGAAGAGGCCGTGTTCACGGCGGATCAGATGAACCGGATGCTGGAATTAGGCCGCAAGGGGCTGGAAGAGATCGCGGAACTCCAGCGGCAGGTGATTGCCGAGGAGGACAGGCCGTCCGCCGGAGCTTTGGAAGGGTTGAGTTCCTTTTTCGGCAGCGGCAGGTAG
- the nadD gene encoding nicotinate (nicotinamide) nucleotide adenylyltransferase has translation MTVKLCIFGGSFDPVHEGHVCMAEHARKYCGMDRVLFMPCSLSPLKEQAPSVTDDQRCRMIELAVQGLDWAMLDRTDLELPPPSWSWRVAERTAERYPGAELFWLMGKDQWDSLEQWGRWEYLSSLVTFIVYRRGGVPSPRKGVRALFIEGDEPASSTRIRHDLRSGVCPVPHLNRKVEALIRREGLYGTARV, from the coding sequence ATGACGGTGAAGCTGTGTATTTTCGGCGGTTCGTTTGATCCCGTGCATGAGGGGCACGTTTGCATGGCCGAGCATGCTCGGAAATATTGCGGAATGGACCGCGTGCTGTTTATGCCGTGTTCCCTGTCTCCGCTGAAGGAGCAGGCCCCCTCCGTGACGGATGACCAGCGCTGCCGGATGATTGAGCTGGCTGTTCAAGGGCTGGATTGGGCCATGCTTGACCGGACGGATTTGGAACTTCCGCCTCCTTCGTGGTCGTGGAGGGTGGCTGAGAGGACGGCGGAGCGTTATCCCGGTGCAGAATTGTTCTGGCTGATGGGCAAGGATCAGTGGGATTCTCTGGAACAGTGGGGACGCTGGGAATATTTGTCCAGCCTGGTGACGTTCATTGTTTACCGCCGCGGCGGGGTTCCATCACCCAGGAAAGGGGTGCGCGCCCTTTTCATAGAAGGGGATGAACCCGCTTCTTCCACCCGCATACGGCATGATTTGCGTTCGGGCGTATGTCCGGTTCCCCATCTGAACCGGAAAGTGGAGGCGCTGATCAGGAGGGAAGGGCTGTACGGTACGGCACGCGTCTAG
- a CDS encoding alpha-L-fucosidase: MNKLTTLFLGTVLSSSMLPGWTAAPPKPYGAIPTPAQINWQRMEFYGFIHFGLNTFTGREWGYGDEDPKIFNPTDFNASDIVSTFKKGGMKGMIYTAKHHDGFCAWPTKSTDHNITKSPWKNGKGDVVREFALACKKHGIKFGTYLSPWDRNNADYGKDGYLDVYYKQIRELLTNYGPVFEIWFDGANGGDGYYGGAREKRNIGDAEKYYNFEKIVEMIRKIQPSCIIWGAGHYGDARWGGSEKGHVNYPHWSTVGLNGGGGGTGKRGGERWVPAEGDTTINHAGWFWHQGQASRVKSPEELMQVWFDSVGRGANLILNVAADKTGRLDPADVKSLLEFKELRDKLYARDYALGATVTASQTRGNDKKFSPSNMTDGNIETYWAVEDDNLTPTAVITLPKPATFDVIRLREQTRLGQRVDSFNIDAFVNGKWVCIDNEGKTIGNQVMRRLNRPITTQKLRLRITGSQATPCISEFSLFRQPAGAVRPSIFRRGDNLVIIADGKNKILYTTDGSEPKAGSPVYSQGAKFTESGIVKARCQFSNGKLGPVSQAKFGISKTGWKVKTATSGNAAAAIDDNPETSWLAKAEAPQSFVVDMGKPYQVSSFSYLPRQDGKTSGMTDKYQFEVSADGKNWTKVAEGEFSNLRANPIEQSVNLKNMNGPVRYFRFIGTSSLDGNSASAAEINVFGTPAGK; encoded by the coding sequence ATGAACAAACTAACCACACTCTTCCTCGGAACGGTTCTCTCTTCCTCCATGCTGCCCGGCTGGACCGCAGCACCACCCAAACCATACGGCGCGATTCCAACACCCGCCCAAATCAACTGGCAGCGCATGGAATTCTACGGCTTCATCCACTTTGGCCTGAATACGTTCACGGGACGGGAGTGGGGTTACGGCGATGAAGACCCGAAAATTTTCAACCCCACGGATTTCAATGCCTCCGATATCGTCTCCACCTTTAAAAAAGGCGGAATGAAAGGAATGATTTACACGGCCAAACATCATGACGGCTTCTGCGCCTGGCCCACCAAATCCACGGACCACAACATCACCAAGAGCCCTTGGAAAAACGGAAAAGGAGATGTAGTCCGGGAATTCGCCCTTGCCTGCAAAAAGCACGGCATCAAATTCGGCACCTACCTCAGCCCCTGGGACCGCAACAACGCGGATTACGGCAAGGATGGCTACCTGGACGTTTACTATAAACAAATCCGGGAACTGCTGACCAATTACGGGCCTGTCTTTGAAATCTGGTTTGACGGAGCCAACGGAGGAGATGGCTATTACGGAGGAGCCAGGGAAAAGCGCAATATCGGTGACGCGGAAAAATACTACAACTTTGAAAAAATCGTGGAAATGATCCGCAAAATCCAGCCCAGCTGCATCATCTGGGGAGCGGGCCACTACGGAGACGCCCGCTGGGGAGGCTCCGAAAAAGGCCACGTCAATTATCCCCATTGGAGCACTGTAGGGCTGAACGGCGGGGGCGGAGGCACCGGAAAACGCGGCGGAGAACGCTGGGTGCCTGCGGAAGGAGACACCACCATCAACCATGCCGGCTGGTTCTGGCACCAGGGACAGGCATCCCGCGTCAAATCCCCTGAAGAACTTATGCAGGTATGGTTTGATTCCGTAGGCCGCGGGGCCAACCTCATTCTGAACGTGGCGGCGGACAAAACGGGCAGACTGGATCCTGCGGATGTCAAATCCCTGCTGGAATTCAAAGAACTGCGCGACAAGCTATATGCCAGGGACTACGCGTTGGGAGCAACCGTCACAGCCAGCCAGACGCGCGGCAACGACAAAAAATTCTCGCCCTCCAACATGACGGACGGCAACATTGAAACTTACTGGGCCGTGGAAGATGACAACCTGACCCCCACCGCCGTTATTACGCTGCCCAAACCCGCCACTTTCGACGTCATCCGGCTGCGCGAACAAACACGTCTGGGACAACGCGTGGACTCCTTCAATATTGACGCTTTCGTCAATGGCAAATGGGTTTGTATCGACAATGAAGGGAAAACCATCGGCAACCAGGTCATGCGCCGCCTGAACCGCCCCATCACTACCCAGAAACTGCGCCTGCGCATCACGGGCAGCCAGGCCACTCCCTGCATCTCGGAATTCTCCCTCTTCCGCCAGCCTGCGGGCGCCGTGCGGCCCTCCATCTTCCGCCGCGGAGACAACCTCGTCATCATTGCGGACGGCAAAAATAAAATCCTGTACACGACGGACGGCAGCGAACCCAAAGCAGGATCTCCCGTTTACAGCCAGGGTGCTAAATTTACGGAAAGCGGCATTGTCAAGGCTCGCTGCCAATTCTCCAATGGTAAATTGGGCCCTGTCAGCCAGGCCAAATTCGGCATCAGCAAAACCGGATGGAAAGTGAAAACCGCCACATCCGGGAATGCGGCGGCGGCCATAGACGACAATCCGGAAACCTCATGGCTTGCCAAGGCGGAAGCGCCTCAATCCTTTGTGGTGGATATGGGAAAACCGTACCAGGTTTCCAGCTTCTCCTACCTGCCCAGACAGGATGGAAAAACCTCCGGCATGACGGATAAATACCAATTTGAAGTAAGCGCGGATGGGAAAAACTGGACGAAAGTGGCGGAAGGGGAATTCTCCAACCTGCGCGCTAACCCCATTGAGCAATCCGTTAATCTCAAAAACATGAACGGACCTGTGCGTTACTTCCGCTTCATCGGCACCAGTTCTCTGGACGGCAACAGCGCTTCCGCTGCGGAAATAAACGTTTTCGGCACTCCCGCAGGCAAATAA